From Cellulomonas dongxiuzhuiae, the proteins below share one genomic window:
- the coaA gene encoding type I pantothenate kinase, with protein MGGARRRSAPARPVIRNNRRVPSLVPATPYVDLDRSAWTRLSASTPLPLTDADVDRLRGIGDPIDLAEVDAIYRPLSRLLDLYIQATRGLHHATSTFLREDVGRTPFVIGVAGSVAVGKSTTARLLRELVARWPATPHVELVTTDGFLHPNAELERRGLLQRKGFPESYDRRALLRFVSKVKAGRPEVTVPVYDHLTYDIVPDAHVVVRQPDVLIVEGLNVLQPARPTLAGTSNLALSDFFDFSIYVDARTSDVKQWYVDRFLSLRATAFARPESYFHRYASLTDDEAVARAESIWDSINAPNLEENILPTRSRATLVLTKGPDHAVQRVRLRKI; from the coding sequence ATGGGTGGCGCGCGGCGCCGGTCGGCACCAGCACGCCCCGTCATACGGAACAATCGTCGGGTGCCGTCCCTGGTCCCCGCCACGCCCTACGTCGACCTCGACCGCAGCGCCTGGACCCGCTTGTCGGCCTCGACACCCCTGCCGCTGACCGATGCGGACGTCGACCGGCTGCGCGGCATCGGCGATCCCATCGACCTCGCCGAGGTCGATGCCATCTACCGTCCACTGTCGCGCCTGCTCGACCTGTACATCCAGGCCACGCGCGGCCTGCACCACGCGACGAGCACGTTCCTGCGCGAGGACGTCGGCCGCACGCCGTTCGTCATCGGCGTCGCGGGCTCGGTCGCCGTGGGCAAGTCCACGACGGCGCGGCTGCTGCGCGAGCTGGTGGCACGGTGGCCCGCGACGCCGCACGTCGAGCTGGTGACGACGGACGGCTTCCTGCATCCCAACGCCGAGCTCGAGCGGCGCGGCCTGCTGCAGCGCAAGGGCTTCCCCGAGTCCTACGACCGGCGGGCGCTGCTGCGCTTCGTGTCGAAGGTCAAGGCCGGACGGCCCGAGGTCACGGTCCCGGTGTACGACCACCTCACGTACGACATCGTGCCCGACGCGCACGTGGTGGTGCGGCAGCCGGACGTGCTCATCGTCGAGGGCCTCAACGTGCTGCAGCCGGCACGCCCCACCCTGGCGGGCACGTCCAACCTCGCGCTCAGCGACTTCTTCGACTTCTCGATCTACGTCGACGCCCGCACGTCCGACGTCAAGCAGTGGTACGTGGACCGGTTCCTGTCGCTGCGCGCGACGGCGTTCGCCCGGCCCGAGTCCTACTTCCACCGCTACGCGTCGCTCACCGACGACGAGGCGGTCGCCCGCGCCGAGAGCATCTGGGACAGCATCAACGCGCCGAACCTCGAGGAGAACATCCTGCCGACGCGCAGCCGCGCCACACTGGTGCTCACCAAGGGACCGGACCACGCGGTCCAGCGGGTGCGGCTGCGCAAGATCTGA
- a CDS encoding DedA family protein: MATAGVGTTKGGHVLEQWALDLAASPWVFAALLGFATIDGFFPPVPSESLVIGLASLSTSTGSPVLWPVIAVAALGAFTGDQIAFQIGRALPIRRLRGFRGRRGQALLDWAERALRDRGAAFIIAARYIPVGRVAVNMTAGALGFRRRRFVLLTAIAAVTWALYSTLIGIGTGTVLGHSPIVGVVVGILGGFAIGLVVDRVLRRCLHIDPLPEQAAGAALEQERPTPDASPAVAADARVRPGDGTVA, translated from the coding sequence GTGGCCACCGCCGGGGTGGGCACGACGAAGGGGGGCCACGTGCTCGAGCAGTGGGCACTCGACCTCGCGGCGTCGCCGTGGGTCTTCGCGGCGCTGCTCGGGTTCGCGACGATCGACGGGTTCTTCCCGCCGGTGCCCAGCGAGTCGCTGGTCATCGGTCTCGCGTCGCTCTCGACCTCGACGGGCAGTCCCGTGCTGTGGCCCGTCATCGCGGTGGCGGCCCTCGGGGCGTTCACGGGTGACCAGATCGCCTTCCAGATCGGCAGGGCCCTGCCCATCCGACGCCTGCGCGGCTTCCGCGGCCGGCGCGGGCAGGCGCTCCTGGACTGGGCCGAGCGTGCGCTGCGCGACCGCGGCGCCGCGTTCATCATCGCGGCGCGCTACATCCCCGTGGGGCGGGTCGCGGTCAACATGACGGCCGGCGCGCTCGGCTTCCGCCGCCGCCGCTTCGTGCTCCTCACCGCGATCGCCGCCGTGACCTGGGCCCTCTACTCGACCCTCATCGGGATCGGCACGGGGACCGTCCTGGGGCACTCGCCGATCGTCGGGGTGGTGGTGGGAATCCTCGGAGGGTTCGCGATCGGGCTGGTCGTCGACCGGGTGCTGCGGCGTTGCCTGCACATCGACCCGCTGCCCGAGCAGGCTGCGGGGGCCGCGCTCGAGCAGGAGCGGCCGACGCCCGACGCCTCGCCGGCCGTCGCGGCCGACGCGCGCGTCCGGCCGGGCGACGGAACGGTCGCCTGA